The Equus quagga isolate Etosha38 chromosome 10, UCLA_HA_Equagga_1.0, whole genome shotgun sequence genome includes a region encoding these proteins:
- the NALF2 gene encoding NALCN channel auxiliary factor 2, translating to MFRGAWMWPGKDAAALTICCCCCCWAPRPSDKPCADSERAQRWRLSLASLLFFTVLLADHLWLCAGARPRARELSSAMRPPWGAGRERQPVPPRSVLPLSPPPPSAPPGTCGPRYSNLTKAAPAAGPGPDCGGVPEPTGLDAACTKLQSLQRLFEPTTPAPPLRPPDSPSRAPAEFPSAKKNLLKGHFRNFTLSFCDTYTVWDLLLGMDRPDSLDCSLDTLLGDLLAVVASPGSGAWEVCSNCIEAYQRLDRHAQEKYDEFDLVLHKYLQAEEYSIRSCTKGCKAVYKAWLCSEYFSVTQQECQRWVPCKQYCLEVQTRCPFILPDNEEMVYGGLPGFICTGLLDTSPRRPETKCCDVQWVSCESEKKKFKESEAPKTHHQQFHHSYFHHYHQQYHHYHPRHDPPGRISHKPSLLPVSGGSRLSPSRIRLYVLVLMLLHTMVSFSSNQGGGGLGLEALPALDEGLTREE from the exons ATGTTCAGGGGCGCTTGGATGTGGCCCGGGAAAGACGCCGCCGCGCTGActatctgctgctgctgctgctgctgggctcccAGGCCGAGCGACAAACCTTGCGCCGACTCCGAGCGGGCGCAGCGATGGCGACTGTCCCTGGCGTCCCTGCTCTTCTTCACCGTGCTGCTCGCTGACCATCTGTGGCTGTGCGCGGGGGCCCGGCCCCGAGCCAGGGAGCTGAGCAGCGCCATGCGGCCGCCCTGGGGGGCCGGCCGTGAGCGGCAGCCGGTGCCTCCTCGCTCAGTGCTGCCCCTGTCGCCGCCGCCGCCCAGTGCGCCCCCGGGCACCTGCGGCCCCCGATACAGCAACCTGACCAAAGCCGCCCCCGCCGCCGGTCCCGGGCCGGACTGCGGCGGCGTCCCAGAGCCCACGGGGCTGGACGCAGCTTGCACCAAATTGCAATCTTTGCAGAGACTTTTTGAACCGACTACCCCAGCCCCCCCTCTGCGGCCCCCTGACTCCCCTTCTCGTGCCCCGGCAGAGTTCCCCTCCGCCAAAAAAAACTTGCTCAAAGGCCACTTTCGGAACTTCACTCTCTCCTTTTGCGACACCTACACGGTCTGGGACTTGCTGCTGGGCATGGACCGCCCCGACAGCCTGGACTGCAGCCTGGACACCCTGCTGGGAGACCTGCTGGCCGTGGTGGCCAGCCCGGGCTCCGGGGCCTGGGAGGTGTGTAGCAACTGTATCGAGGCGTACCAGCGGCTCGACCGACATGCTCAGGAAAAATATGACGAGTTCGACCTCGTGCTGCATAAATACTTACAGGCAGAAGAGTACTCAATCCGGTCCTGCACGAAAGGCTGTAAG gCTGTCTACAAGGCCTGGCTATGCTCAGAATACTTCAGCGTGACCCAGCAGGAATGCCAGCGCTGGGTGCCCTGCAAGCAATACTGCCTGGAGGTGCAGACCCGGTGCCCCTTTATACTCCCCGACAATGAGGAAATGGTGTACGGAGGGCTCCCTGGCTTTATCTGTACAG GGTTGCTGGATACTTCGCCAAGGCGGCCGGAAACCAAGTGCTGTGACGTGCAGTGGGTCTCCTGTGAGTCGGAGAAGAAGAAGTTCAAGGAGTCTGAGGCCCCCAAAACCCACCACCAGCAATTCCACCACTCCTATTTCCACCACTATCACCAACAGTACCACCACTACCACCCCCGCCATGACCCCCCAGGCCGAATCAGCCACAAGCCCTCCCTGCTGCCGGTCTCTGGGGGCTCCCGCCTCAGCCCCAGCAGGATCCGGCTCTATGTCCTTGTTCTCATGCTCCTCCATACCATGGTGTCCTTCTCCAGCAACCAGGGGGGTGggggactggggctggaggcacTGCCTGCCCTAGATGAGGGCCTGACTCGGGAAGAGTGa